The proteins below are encoded in one region of Anguilla anguilla isolate fAngAng1 chromosome 3, fAngAng1.pri, whole genome shotgun sequence:
- the klc2 gene encoding kinesin light chain 2: MSTMVYPREEALERLSQDEIVLNTKAVIQGLESLRGEHAQLLTSLLDCGPPAAQEKSGLLRKSLEAIELGLGEAQVIIALSSHLSAVESEKQKLRAQVRRLCQENQWLRDELAATQHKLQKSEQSVAQLEEEKKHLEFMNQIKKFDDDVSPSDEKASETSKDSLDDLFPNDDDQGPAQPSGEAAAQQGGYEIPARLRTLHNLVIQYASQGRYEVAVPLCKQALEDLEKTSGHDHPDVATMLNILALVYRDQNKYKEAAHLLNDALAIREKTLGKDHPAVAATLNNLAVLYGKRGKYKEAEPLCKRALEIREKVLGKYHPDVAKQLNNLALLCQNQGKYDEVEYYYQRALEIYESKLGADDPNVAKTKNNLATCYLKQGKFKDAESLYKEILTRAHEKEFGSVNNDNKPIWMHAEEREESKGKRKDSGPYGEYGSWYKACKVDSPTVNTTLKSLGALYRRQGKLEAAETLEECATKTRKQGIDAINQSKVVELLKDGAAGVGERRQSREALNGPGGTRGECEGEDGAEWNGDGNGALRRSGSFGKIRDALRRSSEMLVKKLQGSGPQEPRNPGMKRASSLNFLNKSAEDPAQEANAGLSECRGLSASNVDLSRRSSLIG; encoded by the exons ATGTCCACCATGGTGTACCCACGGGAGGAGGCTTTGGAGAGGCTTAGCCAGGATGAAATCGTCCTCAACACGAAGGCCGTTATCCAGGGCCTGGAGTCTCTCCGTGGCGAGCATGCCCAGCTCCTCACCTCTCTGCTGGACTGCGGTCCACCCGCTGCCCAGGAGAAGTCCGGCCTACTGCGCAAGAGCCTGGAGGCGATCGAGCTGGGGCTGGGCGAGGCGCAG gtGATCATCGCGCTGTCCAGCCACCTGAGCGCGGTGGAGTCGGAGAAGCAGAAGCTGCGGGCGCAGGTGCGGCGGCTGTGCCAGGAGAACCAGTGGCTGCGGGACGAGCTGGCCGCCACGCAGCACAAGCTGCAGAAGAGCGAGCAGAGCGTGgcgcagctggaggaggagaagaagcacCTGGAGTTCATGAACCAGATCAAGAAGTTCGACGACGACGTCTCGCCCTCGGACGAGAAGGCCAGCGAGACCTCCAAGGACAGCCTGGACGACCTGTTCCCCAACGACGACGACCAAGGGCCAG cccagcccagcggaGAGGCCGCAGCCCAGCAGGGGGGGTACGAGATCCCGGCCCGCCTGCGCACCCTGCACAACCTGGTGATCCAGTACGCCTCCCAGGGCAGGTACGAGGTGGCCGTGCCCCTCTGCAAGCAGGccctggaggacctggagaagACCTCCGGCCACGACCACCCCGACGTGGCCACCATGCTCAACATCCTAGCCCTGGTGTACAG GGACCAGAACAAGTACAAGGAGGCGGCGCACCTGCTGAACGATGCCCTGGCCATCAGGGAGAAGACCCTGGGCAAGGACCACCCCGCGGTGGCCGCCACCCTCAACAACCTGGCCGTGCTCTACGGCAAGCGGGGCAAGTACAAGGAGGCGGAGCCCCTGTGCAAGCGTGCGCTGGAGATCCGCGAGAAGGTCCTGGGCAAGTACCACCCGGACGTGGCCAAGCAGCTCAACAACCTGGCGCTGCTGTGCCAGAACCAGGGCAAGTACGACGAGGTGGAGTACTACTACCAGCGCGCCCTGGAGATCTACGAGTCCAAGCTGGGCGCCGACGACCCCAACGTGGCCAAGACCAAGAACAACCTG gcCACGTGCTATCTGAAGCAGGGGAAGTTCAAAGACGCCGAGTCGCTGTACAAGGAGATCCTGACCCGGGCTCACGAGAAGGAGTTCGGCTCGGTCAACA ATGACAACAAACCCATCTGGATGCAtgcggaggagagagaagaaagcaag GGCAAACGCAAGGACTCAGGCCCCTATGGGGAGTACGGCAGCTGGTACAAGGCCTGCAAAGTGGACAG CCCTACAGTCAATACCACCCTGAAAAGCTTGGGGGCACTGTATCGCCGGCAAGGAAAACTTGAGGCTGCTGAAACACTGGAAGAATGTGCCACCAAAACACGCAAACAG ggcATTGATGCCATTAACCAGAGTAAGGTGGTGGAGCTGCTGAAGGACGGGGCGGCGGGAGTGGGCGAGCGACGGCAGAGCCGGGAGGCGCTGAACGGGCCGGGGGGGACGCGGGGGGAGTGCGAGGGCGAAGACGGGGCCGAGTGGAACGGG GACGGTAATGGCGCCCTTCGCCGGAGCGGCTCCTTCGGGAAGATCCGCGACGCGCTCCGCCGGAGCAGCGAGATGCTGGTGAAGAAGCTGCAGGGCAGCGGGCCCCAGGAGCCGCGCAACCCAGG GATGAAGAGGGCCAGTTCCCTCAACTTCCTGAACAAGAGTGCAGAAGACCCTGCACAG gAGGCCAATGCAGGCCTATCAGAATGCAGAGGACTGAGTGCCAGCAATGTGGACCTGTCAAGAcgcagctctctgattggctga